Part of the Salmo salar chromosome ssa10, Ssal_v3.1, whole genome shotgun sequence genome is shown below.
ACTAAATTAGTTCTCCAGCTTGCACCCTGGCTGAAGACTGCTTTAATACGCCTTAATTCCCTAATTCATCACCTCTAACATGTACGTTTTTGTTATACTGTGAAAAGAAACGTGTCATGAAATTTAAGTTCGAGTGGTTTTGAGGTACAGTTGTTGAAATTCTCAAGAGGATCTTTGTATCATGAGAACAGCATATTAACACATTTACTAATCCTAACTAACATTTTAATAAGAGGCTTCATCATGcatttattaatacattctattgCACAAATATTTAACTAGAAAAAGAGAATTCCGAGACCAAAAATACTGATTACGAAAGAAGTTGTGACACACTTTATTGCACAATATAGAGAGCTCAGTAACACTTAGGTGACACAAATGTTTAATCTAACTCCAGGAAACGATAGGATGTACCATTATCTAATTGGTGGTCCCACCATAACATTGACAATTATAGCCCGCCTGTATTTGAAAAATATTCATAAAAATAATGACATATGTTACATTATTATCCCTCTTTTAAATAACACAATGATAGGGGATTGAATCCAATAAACCTCCATTCACAAGCACTTCAACAGAAAGAAGTTGCAGAACGCTCCCCGTGGACAGTCGCACATTTTGCCGATTCGAGCGCCTTTCCTCACTGCGCAATGGTCCCCCACGTCGCACTGAAAAAGATTAATGAAAACAATGAGGATACTGTAGGTTACAATCCTGTAAATCGTTTCGAAACACCACGCATGTATTAAATAATCCAACGACATGTTTGAGGAACTTACAATAGCCTAGTTAAGACTACTTACATTAAGAACACTGGACCATAATAAAATAAAACTGTCTTGTCATTCTGCATTTGGTAATTAATCGTCATTTAAAAAAAGTAATACCTTCTCTGAACAGAGAAAGAGTAAAATCTTACAGTGGGAACTTGTCCAAATTTCTTTTCCCATGGATTAATTCTTTTGGTCTGCAGTTTTTTGAGAACTTCGTGTAGAGCTCCAAGCTATGGAAACAGTAGGAAATACACAATTAAAATATACTGTCAGAGCTTGAAGTGCTCTCTTGTCATTGTGTAGCGTTACTACAGTTCCTTGAGTCAATATTCACATTTTGACCAACAAACCTAAAACACCTAAAACACACGTTCTCAAgaacaatgtgctttttattttgtatatagCATAATTTAGCCTACTCTTCATTTATCGAGGTAGTCGAATGTAAATTCCAACAGCTACCCGCGTACATAAGCATTCATGCATACAGTTTACAGACAATATAGCTAGACTTACAAGACGTTTTTCGTTCGTTAGATTCGGATTTTGTGGATAGAAGTCGTGAATGTTTCTCGTTTCCAAATCCACTTCCATTTCTGAGTCGCTCGTTTCAGCACCACATAGGATGGACAGCAGCGCTGTACAAACTACCGCTCTCGTCCACAGTTTAGAGCTCTCCATGGTCCTGATCTGGAGAAGTGCTTTACGAGCGCGCGAAGTTGTTTCCTATTTCAACTCAATTGACCAATCCCTGCAGTTTTGCCTCCTTTCGTTTGCTCGTCAGTGTTTGTATTCTCATTGATATTGAATTGCTCCGCCTTGAGCATTGATCTCCTTATATACGTAAGAGAAATAATAACCTACGTAAGAAGCCCATTACGCTGTCAAAATTGTCTCAGCAAATGCCCTTCAGAATTATTTTTGCTCTTGTGGTCTTTGCTAGTGCACAGAGTACAGCCATGggcagtttaatattttattatattatctgattacatttttttattacaaTTAACAAAACGTAATCTGATGGTCAAGAAAGTTAGTTATATTTTCAGAGGTTCTTCAGTAAATAGCCCACCATGAACAGTAAGTTGTGCTACATTTTGTACAGAATTTAGGGCTGGTTtgctggacacagattaagcctagtcctagacTAAAATGCTTGTTCAATGGATATTCGCCATTAAAAGTGCTTCTTAGTCCATTACTAGGCTTAATATGTGTGTGGGAAACCGCCCCTTTGAGTTTAAAACATGTTCTCGCTGGCTTATTTTTGAATTAATCTCTTTGAGGAGATGGGTTCTGAATGATAAAAGGAGGATCATCCAATGATGATCCCTGAAGCTCTGAGATTAGCTTGATTATGGATATTTGTTTGTGACGCACTTCTATACCCAGGGGAACAGTGCACAGATAAGGTGTCATGTTTTCAGTTTAAATAAACCATATGCCAATTTCTACTAGTATAGCCTATATACAGCTAAAGTTTCTTTAGTTTGTGACATAACTAATGTGAATAATATTTCTGACAAATACTTGCAAAAGGCATAATATATAATACACCACAGGTTAAAAACGTCACTGCCATGTATCAAGAAATCTGAAGTTACCAAGGCCTTGTAAACAGTGCTGTTTGTGTGCATCAGATGCAGCAGGCACATAATAGGAGCAAACTCCTGTTGCTATGTTAATTGTGTGGTGACACTCCTTTTGCCAAAGCCCCCAAATCAATATTTTCACGAATACTCTTCTTTGCATGAGCTTTTCTTCTTCTAATGTCATGTTGAACATATTATTTTGAGAAGTGAATTAGGTTTGCAACATAATATGTTATTATTATGTTGTGAAATAAATTGTGCATTGAACTTCTAAAAGTAGGACTGGATTATCATCTCATGACTTTACTATATTGAGGTCAACAGTATGTGCCCTCTGGACATTTTTCAGCCCCTATATGGTATCTACACTGAGTCTAATATTGAGTGGTAGCCCctattgccctcagaacagcctcaattcatcggggcatggactttacaaggtgtcgaaagtgttccacagggattctggcccatgttgactccaatgcttcccacagttgtgtaaagttggctggatgtccttcggtggtgaaccattcttgatacacacgggaaactgttgaacgtggaaaaacccagcagcgttgcagttcttgaaacacacaaaccggtgtgcctggcacctactaccttaccccgttcaaaggcacttaaaccttTTGTCTTGTCCGtttaccttctgaatggcacacatatacaaaccatgtctcaaggcttaaaaatccttctttatcctgtctcctTCCATTCAGGTACACTgactggatttaacaagtgacatcaataagggatcatagctttcccctggattcacctggtcagtctgtcatggaaatagcaggtgttcctactgttttgtacactcagtgtatgtcttaATAagtgaatccccccccccccaaacacacacacacacacacacacacaatataaataTCGAAATTGCCATGTCATGTCGCCAATACAGATACAGTAAAGTGCAAAGTCCTGCTTTATGCTGATGACTCAGCCTTACTGGTATCAGGAAGGATATGGCTTACATAGAAGAGACCCTGGGTAAGAAATTGCATTCTGTTAGACATTGGTTGACTGACAACAAATTGTCGCTACATTTGGGAAAAACAGAATCAATTTCGTTTGGAACAAAACTTAGTTTGCTTAGGCTGACAAGATAAAGGTAAACTGTGCAGGCAAAGAGATTGAATCAAAGACAAGTGTAACATATCTTGGTGTATTCCTAGATCAATCCCTTTCTGGTGACCTGATTGCTGTTAAAATTATTTGTAAAATTTtaacaaatgtaaatgtttatatAAGCTTGTCTCAACCTTGATTCAGTGTCATTTTTATTATGCCTGCTCTGCTTGGTATATTGGGctatcaaaacaactggaaatgaAAATGCAGGTCATGCAAaataatgttatcaggtatatgctgaatgtcccCCTATgtcccacatacagttgaagtctgaagtttacatacaccttagccaaatacatttaaactcagtttttcacaattcctgacatgtaatcctagtaaaaattccctgtctcatgtcagttaggatcaccactttattttaaaacctgttagggatcgggggcagtattttcacgttcggatgaaaagcgtgcccaaagtaaactgcctgctactcgggcccagagtcaaatatttgcatattattagtagatttggatagaaaacactctgaagtatctaaaactgtttgaatgatgtctgtgagtataacagaactcatatggcaggcaaaaacctgagaaaaatccaaccaggaagtgggaaatctgagggttgtagtttttctatctaatccctatccaaactacagtgtctgtggggtcatattgcacttcctaaggcttccactagatgtcaacagtctttagaaccttgtttcatgcttctattgttactgggcagagaataagagcccagtcaatcagtggactgcctgagacCAAGGAGTTGTTTACTGAGCGAGCATGCAGGCACGccactccttctttttcctctgtaatcatcaaatcaaatttatttatatagcccttcgtacatcagctgatattctcaaagtgctgtacagaaacccagcctaaaaccccaaacagcaagcaaagcatgtgaaagaagcacggtggctaggaaaaactccctaggaaaaactccctagaaaggccaaaaacctaggaagaaacctagagaggaaccaggctatgaggggtggccagtcctcttctggctgtgcagggtggatattataacagaacatagtcaagatgttaaaatgttaaaatgttcataaatgaccagcatggtcaaataataataatcatagtagttgtcgagggtgcaacaagcacgtccggtgaacaggtcagggttccatagccgcaggcagaacagttgaaactggagcagcagcacggccaggtagactggggacagcaaggagtcatcataccaggtagtcctgaggcatggtcctagggctcaggtcctccgagagaaagacagaaagagagaaagagagaattagagagagcatatttaaatacacacaggacaccggataagacaagagaaatactccagatgtaacagactgaccctagccccccgacacataaactactgcagcataaatactggaggctgagacaggagggatcagaagacactgtagccccatccgatgaatacgctattgtccggttggaatattatcgaatatttatgttaaaaagaccctaaggattgattgtaaacatcgtttgacatgtttctacggacggtaatggaacattttgacttttcgtctctggatttgcgctcgcgcattttgcctttggatagtgatctgaacgcgcgaacaaagtgaggtatttggacataaatatggagtttatcgaacaaaaataacatttcttgtggaagtgggataactgggagtgcattccgacgaagatcagcaaaggtatagtgggggaaaaaagtatttgatcccctgctgattttgtacatttgcccacttacaaagaaaagatcagtctataattttaatgttaggtttatttgaatagtgagagacagaataacaacaaaaaaatccagaaaaacgcatgtcaaaaatgttataaaatgatttgcattttaatgagggaaataagtatttgacccctctgcaaaacatgacttagtacttggtggcaaaacccttgttggcaatcacagaggtcagacgtttcttgtagttggccaccaggtttgcacacatctcaggagggatttttttcccactcctctttgcagatcttctccaagtcattaaggtttcgaggctgacgtttggcaactcgaaccttcagctccctccacagattttctatgggattaaggtctggagactggctaggccactccaggaccttaatgtgcttcttcttgagccactcctttgttgccttggccgtgtgttttgggtcattgtcatgctggaatacccatccacgacccattttcaatgccctggctgagggaaggatgttttcacccaagatttgacggtacatggacccgtccatcgtccctttgatgcggtgaagttgtcctgtccccttagcagaaaaacaacccccaaagcataatgtttccacctccatgttggatggtggagatggtgttcttggggtcataggcagcattcctcctcctccaaacatggcgagttgagttaatgccaaagagctccattttggtctcatctgaccacaacaccttcacccagttgtcctctgaatcattcagatgttcattggcaaacttcagacgggcatgtatatgtattcttgagcagggggaccttgcgggcgctgcaggatttcagtccttcacagcttagtgtgttaccaattgttttcttggtgactatggtcccagctgccttgagatcattgacaagatcctcccgtgtagttctgggctgattcctcaccgttctcatgatcattgcaaccccacgaggtgagatcttgcatggagggatattgacagttcttttgtgtttcttccatttgcgaataatcgcaccaaatgttgtcaccttttcaccaagctgcttggcgatggtcttgtagcccattccagccttgtgtaggtctacaatcttgtccctgacatccttggagagctctttggtcttggccatggtggagagtttggaatctgattgattgattgcttctgtggacaggtgtcttttttacaggtaacaagctgtgattaggggcgctccctttaagagtgtgctcctaatctcagctcattacctgtataaaaaacacctgggagccagaaatctttctgattgagagggggtcaaatacttatttccctcattaaaatgcaaatcaatttataacatttttgaaatgcatttttctggatatttttgttgttattctgtctgtcactgttcaaataaacataccattaaaattatagactgatcctttctttatcagtttgcaaacgtacaaaatcagcagggatcaaatacttttcccccccactgtaagtgaagatttataatactatttctgagtttaatTGACTCCAGAacatggcgggtaactgtatagcttgctttgacggctgagctctgtactcagaatattgaacaatgtgcttttgccgtaaagctattttgaaatctgaagcagcggttgcattaaggagaagtgtatctataattctttcaataactgttgtaaagtttatcaacgtttatgatgagtatttttgtaaattgatgtgctcattcatcggaagttttgggaggcaatacattttctgaacatcacgcgccaatgtaaaatgtggtttttggatataaatatgaactttatcgaacaaaacatacatgtattgtgtaacattgagtcctgggagtgtcatctgatgaagatcatcaaaggttagtgattaattctacctgtatttctggtttttgtgatgcctctccttgcttggaaaatggctgtgtggtt
Proteins encoded:
- the LOC123724617 gene encoding cocaine- and amphetamine-regulated transcript protein yields the protein MESSKLWTRAVVCTALLSILCGAETSDSEMEVDLETRNIHDFYPQNPNLTNEKRLLGALHEVLKKLQTKRINPWEKKFGQVPTCDVGDHCAVRKGARIGKMCDCPRGAFCNFFLLKCL